The genomic region CAAAAACGAATCAGACGCCATGCAAAACAACTAGCGAACCATGCAAAAACAAAAAAAGGATGCAAACAATGTAATAATAATAATGGGGCCAACCAAGGATCGAACACAGGAGCAAAGGTTTGACTAGCAACGCTAATAACCAGTTGTGATGTCTGGGAGAGTTGCGTACTTCTGGTACTTGGATTGTATTTAATATGGGCAGGACTGGAAACTATAAGCCTCATTACTCACTCCAGTTGTGATAATCAATCGCCGCGGTCCCTCTCGTGAAGTAGACGCAACGTATCAATCGCCAGCCGCATTCGTTCAACATTAATTTAGTGCGTGTCGTGGAATTCCGCGGCCTGGGCCCTGGAGTAGAAAAATGCAGTGCTTTCAGCATCACGATACCACATCGGAATTATTGACCGGGATCAGCTCTAATGCTCTATAGAAAAAGAGCTCGGCAGAACATGCTGTGCTATCCGCATCATCAGCCACGCAAGTTAGATGAGGATGGCACTATTGTTACCGCACACAATGCTTGATCAATACGGTGAAAGAAAGAAAGAATATAAATATAGATTAATACTACAAAGTAATAGGAGTAGCACAAAACTGGTGCATCAAGATCCATTTGGTTCAGACAACCCTGGCCCTGGACGGCGTCTTATCATCATCTAGGCAAAAGCTCCGTGATTGATGCGTCGTTACATGACATTATCGTCGTCATCACTGAACTTTCTGCCGCGCACAACAACGCTGAAGCTCCTGACGAGCTGTCGTCGTCAGTGGCAGTGACAACCTCCTGGACGCACAAGGCTGGCCTGGACAGCGAAGGGAGACGCACCGTGCTGCTGCAGAGCATGACGCTGACCCACGACATCATCGGCCTCGCCGCCGGTTTCCTCTGCACACACAGAAGCCCGATGTGGAGGCACTTGAGCATCTGCTCAATGggaggatgatgatgatggtCGCTCAGTGATGGGTCGATCAGCTCGATGACGTTTCCTCTGTCCCAGTGCTCCCACACCTGCAAGCACCATCCATCAGGTTGGTGTATTATGATAATGATGAATGATATTAGCAGTAGCATGAATTCTTCAATAATTAGACAGGCTGGCTAGTGGCTAGTGGCTACTCACAAGATTTAAGAGGTCAACATCTTGGTCGCTGTTGTATAGGCCACCGTTCCTTCTCCCGGTAACAATCTCCAGAACCAAAACACCGAAGCTAAACACGTCCGACTTGATCGAATACAGGCCACGCATCGCGTATTCAGGTGCCATGTATCCACTGCATATAAACATGCATGCATTAATTAGCATACTTTTACTTACAGCCTCAGATAGTATTTCTTGAGGACAAGGCTGTACTTACTATGTCCCGGCAACACGATGAGTGACACACTTAGACTCATCTCCGCCAAAAATCTTTGCCAGGCCGAAGTCAGAGATCTTAGGTACGTAATCCAGGTCTAATAGAACATTACTTGCTTTCAGGTCCCGGTGGACTACCTTCAGTTGAGAATCCTCGTGGAGATATTGTAAGCCTTTAGCAATTCCTGTTATGATCTTGAATCTCTTTCCCCAATCCAGCTCTCTGTTCCTCTCGGAATCTATCAACAATTAGCAACATTGTTGTCCTATATAATTCTGATCCTTTAccaaaataaattaataaataaATGCACTGAGAAAACAGGTTTTACCAAACAGAATGGTGTCAAGGCTTCGATTGGGCATATACTCATACACAAGTATTTTCTCCTGTTCTTGCAGGCAAACACCAATAAGCCTCACAAGGTTCTTGTGGTGAAGCTTAGCCACCAGTACTAGCTCACTCTTCAGCTCTCCAATCCCTTGTCGAGAACTCTGGCAAAGCCTCTTTACCGCAATTTCTTGGCCATCAGGCAGGACTCCCTGTGTCCAAGTAAAGAAAGTAAACATTTAGAAATCCGATTATAACCATCAAACATAAACACGGACCCAATAATATAAACGGTAGGATATTATTTTACCTTATAAACCATACCAAACCCTCCTTTACCGAGCATTTTGCTTTCAGCAAAGTCATCTGTAGCAACTCGCAATGTTGATAGATCAAGAATCAGCATATCGGCTCCTTGAATGCCATCTGACGAAGTTGAGTCTATTGGGAAATAAGCACACAATCAACACAAAAAAGATTTATGAGAATGAAATTCAGCTAAAAGTAATCCGCCATATATATACTGTATGTAAGGGCCTCAGTACTTACGCTGCTGGTCTCTCTACTGATCCATCAATTGATGATTTCATACTAGTTCATATTTTGGAAAGGTACTTCATAAGGTTACTAATAAGTGGACTTACAAGATTGAAAAGGTCGTTGTTCTGCTGATCTCCTCCTCCTTATCCAGAATAATACCATGTTTATGCCCAGCAGTGCAGCAATTGAAGGCATCAAAATTGCTAGGACTATACCTGTCTTATTTCTCGATTTATCTGCATGCACAATAAACGCCACTAATTTAGTATGGGACTCTTAGTTAGATGTGTATCGAAAACCTAATAATACTAAAACATGCATATGCTAACCAAATTATGTAGATTTCCTCAATGCCTTCCAATAAAAACTGATATTTTGAGACATTTCTAATCAAACGTTGAACACAAGAATTTATATATATTACAGGTATCAAAAGAGTTTATACGGTGGTTGGAAAAAAACAAGACGCGTCCATCGAGAGAGATCGAACGGTTTTATAGTAGGAAGGTACCACGAGAGAGGTACCAAATACGTGGGTCTGGTACCAAAATAAGGTGGCCGGGTCCGGTACCAAAAACATAATTATTTTCTTGTCATGCTTTTTATATTGGTCAATAAAATTCCGTATGCTGTGATACCATCGCGGTACCGACGGTACCCCTCACAACCACCGTAAAACACCTCAAGAATTTATATTCATCTAAAAGAAGAAATACTCCTACAATGTTATAATTCCCAGGTTCTGACAATATACACACACTGGTAGTGAAAATTTGTATTTTAACAATTACGTCATCAATATCCAAACTGCTTTGCAAAAAAAGAAGTGCAGGCATTTTTTTTCCTTGTTAAATGCAGTGAAAGTTTGTTGTATATTTTATCAAACATTGAAAGCAGCTCAGGACATGCAAGCAGTTCGGTGCAGTTAGTGCACGCGCACTGTTTGAAGTTTGAACAGCTTACCATCACCATAATGGCTGAATGAACCTTGAGAATTTCTGAACAGACTTCTGCTTGAATATGCAGATGCTCGTGCCATTTGTCTAAAGATTTCTGGGGCTTTAGACTTAAAAATTGTTGTTTATAATTAGTCCTTGCCTCCTTGGCAACCAAGATTATACCCCTCCGTTTTTCTTTAGATGACGTTTGGACAACACATGTTAAGCCTAAACCCTAATCAAGTGTGACTTTATGACTTTGATGCATCGGCACACACAGGTCGTCTTCAACCCACCGCTCTGCCAAGGCAGGCTAGCGCGCACTAAATTTGTTACCAAGTAAAGTACTACaatgtgatatatatatatatatatatatatatatatatatatatatatatatatatatatatatatatataattactgGTAAAAGAAGACTTATTTTACTGTAATTGCGTACCTTGACTTGtggctggcggcggcggcgcaggtgCAGGAGCAGGCGTCGTCCCAACGAACGTCGGAAGCTGCAGCAGCGGGCTGCCGGAGAAGAAAGGATACAGCTCGTAGCGGAAGCTGCACCAGGTCCCAAAGATTCCGCCTCCACTCACACTACTGAAGCTCACCGGCAGCTGATTAACAATGGGTTGTAGATAGGTCTGGCAGATGTCCGGCGCGGTGTCCGGCGTGCACTGCGCCAGCGCGTAGATCCTGGTGCGGTTGTCATCGCCCAAGCCCATCTCTCCGGTGCCGAATCTCCTGGAAGAGTTCCCGGCGGCGTAGTTGGCGGTCGCGTTGACAAGCAGTAGGACGGCGGCGTCGAACGCCCCCATCGGCGTGCCCGTGCCCGTGCCCGCGGCGAGCTTGGAGCCCTGGAGGTAGTACGCGGTGATGAAGTTGTCGTTGTCCAGGAAGAAGTTGCGGTTGGAGAAGCGGAGCTGGCAGAGGTCGTAGAAGGCGAGCACGTCCTTGACGAGCGGGCACCCTTGCTGCGCGCCCTTGAAGGCGGTGGCGACGCAGCTCTCGCAGGCGGAGGCGTTGGCGTCGCCGCGGCAGAGCGCGTGCGCGTACACGATGTCCGGGACGGAGCCGACGCGGTCCTTGGCGTACAGCACCGGGCTCGACGAGGTGTTCTTGGGGAGGGTGGCTGAGATCAGGTTGATGTTGCCTTGGTACGGGCTGTTCTCCGTGTAGTTGCCGGCGATGCCGCTGTCTGGAGGGGGGCTGCAGAGCAGCCACGGCGGCTGTCGCTCTTGAGCAACGGCGAGAGGCGCGTGGAGGGCGGCGTGGAGAAAGGCTGCCAGAACTCCGGCGAGGAGGGAAGGAAAGCAGTCGGGCGTGAGCCGCCGAGTGGCCATGGTTGGTCCGTGACTCCGTGGTCGCGGCTATGTCTCAAGGGGAGAAGGTGTGGACGCTCTGTGTGGATTTCGTTTAGAATCAAATTTGTGAGAATTGAGATCACGTGCAAGATTATTTTGTTTTATTATAATCAAATTCGTGCAGCTGCTGCAGTGGAGCCTCGGACCTGACTGCGCCTAGTCTCCTGTGATCGGAAGTTCGGAACCAGCGGACACATGGAGGCGATCTGGGCGGTTTCATCAGCGGATGAGCGGCACCACCACCACGTAGAATTTTCAACTCCTTCGGAAGGGGAGAAGCTCGGGTCCAGGACAATTCTATTTTAGAGATAGCCAGCATAAATAGTACGGCTATtggattttcttttatattttaatTTTGCTTTGATTTAATGGTTTTAATATTTTTATTAGTCTTATTATATTTGTAGTTTTCTTATTAGTCCGGTACAATACATCTTTTCTCTTcgtattttccttttcttttgttaTTTTGGAAACATGTATTTATAAGTTAACCTATCATGGTAAGCCATTTTTATAATATGTTTATATACTTTTATATTCAGTTATAGGATATAAACATCATTGATATTTTAAATTCATTttctaaatttcagctcctatctgGATTATCATAATTTGTATGACATCCAAACACATTCTAGGTCTGGTGTTTTATGAATAAACAACCAATTAGATAGTATGATTTGGTACTTGAAAATAGTTTTCTAAGGCTAATGTCACCAGAGTGTCTATCCACCTCTGTATATTTCAAACTCCACTATGTCTACAGTGCATCTACAGTGTTATGCACACCCATATAGACACTCTGGTTGCCATAGCCTAATAGGGGGTCAACATTTATAACATCACATTAGTTTAATTAATTTTAGTATAAAAATTGTTTTACATGTGCATTTGTTTTGTAATGTACATGTTCATTTTTCACTTAAGACATAGACAACTTGTTGTGGTTTCGTATCCACGGCAAGTGAATTTGTAGTAGGCTTAAGGGCTTCGCGGAGTACCGTCTCAATGGCCTAACATTCGAGGCTAAAATTGAGGGGAAACGGGAAGGTTTAGACTGGTTCGGGAAGAATCCTTACGTACACTATGAGTGTTGAGTTTGTAGTGCTTTGTGTTCTTTGTATTACAGGTTGGAGCGCTGAGCTCTCGTGCGCGCGTACTAGACGATGTGTCTATTCTCACGAATCATTTGCATGGTGCCTTGCCTCCCCTTGTATAGTCGAGGAGGGGATAAAAAGAAAAGAAGGGGTGCCTAGCCCATAAAGTTTGACTTGTAGCGTTGTGGCAGCGCCGCAGGGCGCAACTGATCTAGTTTCTTCGTTGTGATTATGGCCATCAGGGCCCGCATGCCGTGGGTCGACCGAAGCCCTCTCCCTATTGTTGACACAAAAAACCGACCGACGGTCATCCCGCGGTCAGCACACAAACGTATGGCGTGCGGTGGATGCGAGGGCATGCCACCTGGCTTGACCAGCCAGCTAGGAAGGATGACGCCACCACGATCAGCCGATGCAGGGTGGAGCCGATGCGGAAGAGTCGATGAAGATACCCACCAGTCGATAGGATAGCTCCGACGGCAGGTAAGCGTTCACCAGGCAATCGGCTCTCCATGAGCTGAATACGATGATAAACCTGTTCTATTAAAAGTAGGAGCATGCTTCTACATTGGATCTTAGTTGCAACATGACCGGAACATCCAAAGATCAAGAACGGACCAGACACGTAAAACCTAACTTTGTCCGGTCTAAGCAAAACAGAGGCCAGATGACCGACGAGAAGCCGACATAGGAAACATCTTTATTTGTACCAAACCAAACAGCCAGTTCTACTGTAGGATCCTCCATCCTTTCACTATAGGCCAAACCATACGGACAACGATTAAGCAATTCAGAAGAAAAGCCGATCCAACACAGGAGCACCCTCGTGCAAATAATAGAACAGGGCGCATGGACTACAAATCAGATCTAAGTCGCTATATAAACCATGAGGCTCAATGATAATAAAGCAACGACTCGGATCGAATCTATATCCATgcaacatgatcaagataagatgACATATTGGAAACGAAGCTTGCATACAACATGGCAACATCATCGAAATTATGAACGTGCGGATAACTAGCAAACCTTGCCATCAACCACGCTTCAGCACAAGGTTCACCATGGTAGAAGCAagaacctgaaagtcgcctagagggggggtgaataggcgaaacctgaaaattataatctTTGAACACAAACTTGATCCGAGGTTAGGGTTAGAACGAGAATAAGTATAATAGGAGTGTGTAAGAGAGTTCTCTTGGCGAAGAGTTGCTCAAACAATTTGCGGATAacttgggagccaactcaaagcaATCGCAATCAAGAGAACTAGAGAGGGATGAGGGAAGAAGCAAATCGCAAAGTatcgatcaacacaaatgaatgcGATGATTTATTTCCCGAGGTTCCACCCCGAAGGATGtacgtccccgttgaggaggccacaaaggccgggtctctttcaacccttccctctctcaaacggtcacggaGACCGATTGAGTTTGCTCCACTAATCACAAGGACACTAAGTCCCGCAAGGTCCTCCACACGAatcggccacaaaggccgggtctctttcaacccttccctctctcgaaTCGGCGCTTGTGTGGCTTTGGAGTCTTGGGAGTTATTGCACTTGAAGTATATTGCTTGGTGGTAGCTCTTCTGTCTTGAATGagctggttggggggtatttatagcccccaaccactcaaATGGCCGTTGGAGAGAAAGCCAAACTTGTctatcgggtggtgcaccggacactctacagtgtctatccggtgcacaccggataatgCACAGTGCACGCGCCAGAAGCCGTTCTGACAGACAGAGCCGTTCTGAACATTCAGCAGGTAGCCATTGCAGCTCtcgtcagactgtccggtgcacaccggacagtccggtgccctctgccgAAGATtttccgaaggtgaagagttcagttgGCCGCCGCTATAAttcccaccagacagtccggtgaacaccggacagtccggtgccttcctcAAGTGCTGGCGACTTCTCTGGTTTTCTTCTGGTCCGTTTCTGGGaacccaccggatagtccggtgcccctctgccaGCAGTCCAAAATCCATCTTTTCTTCTAGGCTTCTTTAACTTAATTTGGCCTTCTTTGAGGATGATCTTAGGACTTAGACAATCATATTGGCTGACTGTCCAACTAGTCTAGGTCCCAATTTTTGAACTCTTTCCATTCTCCAACTTGTGACTTTgatttttctcaaactcgctccaaAAGGATGATTCTTCGAAACTGAGCTATCCAACTTCTCTTGATGTATTAAATATGTTCCTAGGGGTATATGTAACTTATCCAAGGTGTAAAACTGGATGATCTTTATGTTTTCCAAGATTTACCCCTCTAAGGTTGGTTTTGAGCTAATTCTGACTTAGAACTGAGTTGAGtggacttatgcacctgtgaatcaaagactaggcAAACCAGTTAGTTCAtttggttgtgatggtcatcaagcaccaaaatcaattatagaaaatggttaaggccatttccctttcaatctccccctttttggtgattgatgccaacatcaaccaaagcaaatataaagtgcaaaAATGTAACaagtttgcattttgacagatgtgcataagttacttgaaTTGAAAGCAGTTCTAAGTACATGAGTATGTTTTTGACatagttaaaattttggaccacatttgcaccacttagcttgtttttgcaaaatatttggaaagtcttttcaaattcatTTGCATTTGGCCTAAGGTACAAAAATAGAGTTTTCAAAGATATTTTTTAAGTTTTGAAAggttctccccctttttcaaatgtttttcctttggccaaataaaagctccccctgaaaagGTTCTCCCCTTTTAGTATGAACACATTTTGCTcctcttagctgtcaagagggttttctCAGAAAGTTATCAATTTGGAAAGCTTAAATTTTTGAaaaacagggtggtggtgcggtccttttgctttggcctattaatttctccccctttggcattaatcgccaaaggcGAAGAAATCTGGAGGCCTCTACAAGAAGGATACGAAATTAAGTACATGAGTTGGGCAAAGAGGTCTTTGATACCGACGGAGATGCAGTGGaagctttgcctttgccatcaactccatttccctttcaatctaagactaactaTAAAAGCAtacttggaagcacattagtcttagctttggcacaagaagaaataagaaatatgcatttgtaccaaatagaAAGAGATatgccatgatcaaaggtataaaatgagcaatgtgtgcaatatttcaatcaaagtttcgagaatcaagtaCATTTAGTTCACTCCTAAGCTTACAAAACCTCTTTTCATccaggggcttggtgaagatatcggctagctggtttagGGTGCTAACATGGTCAAttgcgatatctcccctttgttggtgatctctcaggaagtgataccggatgtctatgtgctttgtgcggctgtgttcagcaggattatctgccatgcggattgcactcttattGTCACATATGAGGGGGACTttactcaacttgtagccatagtccctgagggtttgcctcatccagagtaattgtgcacaacaatgtcctgcagcgatgtactcggcctcgacggttgatagagctactgagttttgtttctttgaagcccaagacaccatggatctccccagaaactgataagtccctgatgtactctttctatcaaccCTACATCCGGCATGATCGGCATCTGAATACCCGAttggatcaaaggtagatcccttggggtaccatagcccaaagttaggagtatgaactaaatatctcatgattcttttcacggcccttaggtggatttccttagagtcggcttggaatcttgcacacatgcatacagaaagcataatatccggccgtgaagcacataagtagagtaaagatcctatcattgaccggtgaaccttttgatctactgatttacctcccatgtcgaggtcgaggtgCCCATTTgtccccatgggagtcttgatgggcttggcatccttcatcccaaacttcttaagtatgtcttgagtgtacttttgtttggctgatgaacgtgccctcttggagttgcttgatttgaaatccaagaaaatacttcaacccccccatcattgacatctcaaatttctgtaccataattctactaaactcttcacaagatgacttgttagtagaccaaatatcatcaacatatatttggcatataaacaagtctttgacaatagttttagtgaagagagtagggtcagcctttccaactttgaagccattatcaataagaaaatctctcaggcactcataccatgcttttggggcctgcttaagcccataaagcgcctttgagagcttataaacatgtgaaggatactggctatcttcaaagctgggaggttgctcaacatatacttcttccttgataggtccattgaggaaagcactcttcacgtccatttgatacaacttaaagccatggtaagtagcataggcaagtaatatatgaattgactcaagcctatctACAGGtgtataggtttcatcgaaatccaaaccttcgacttgtgaatagcctttggcaacaagtcgagctttgttcctagtcaccacaccatgctcatcctgtttgttgcggaatacccacttggtacctacaacattttggataggacatggaactaagtgCCACAGTTCATtcattgtgaagttgttgagctcctcttgcattgccaccacccagtccggatctctaagtgcatcctcaatcctgtatggctcaatagaagacacaaaagagtaatgttcacagaaatgagcaactctagatcgagtggttacccccttttgaatatcaccaaggattgagtcgacggggtgatctcgttgaattgcttgatggactcttgggtgaggtggtCTTTGAGCTTGAatctcttgctcatcctccttgtcttgctcatcttcatctcccccttgatcaatgccctcttcttgaggtggctcattgtcttgaacTAGATCTTCATTTTCTTGAGCCAATTCCTCATCCTgagttggtggagaagcttgtatggaggatgatggttgatcttgtgcttgtgaaggttTCTCGGGCTCTTGTgggcacacatctccaatggacatgttccttagcgcgatgcacaggtcctcctcatcatctagctcatcaagatcaacttgct from Zea mays cultivar B73 chromosome 6, Zm-B73-REFERENCE-NAM-5.0, whole genome shotgun sequence harbors:
- the LOC103629079 gene encoding cysteine-rich receptor-like protein kinase 6; translated protein: MATRRLTPDCFPSLLAGVLAAFLHAALHAPLAVAQERQPPWLLCSPPPDSGIAGNYTENSPYQGNINLISATLPKNTSSSPVLYAKDRVGSVPDIVYAHALCRGDANASACESCVATAFKGAQQGCPLVKDVLAFYDLCQLRFSNRNFFLDNDNFITAYYLQGSKLAAGTGTGTPMGAFDAAVLLLVNATANYAAGNSSRRFGTGEMGLGDDNRTRIYALAQCTPDTAPDICQTYLQPIVNQLPVSFSSVSGGGIFGTWCSFRYELYPFFSGSPLLQLPTFVGTTPAPAPAPPPPATSQDKSRNKTGIVLAILMPSIAALLGINMVLFWIRRRRSAEQRPFQSYSTSSDGIQGADMLILDLSTLRVATDDFAESKMLGKGGFGMVYKGVLPDGQEIAVKRLCQSSRQGIGELKSELVLVAKLHHKNLVRLIGVCLQEQEKILVYEYMPNRSLDTILFDSERNRELDWGKRFKIITGIAKGLQYLHEDSQLKVVHRDLKASNVLLDLDYVPKISDFGLAKIFGGDESKCVTHRVAGTYGYMAPEYAMRGLYSIKSDVFSFGVLVLEIVTGRRNGGLYNSDQDVDLLNLVWEHWDRGNVIELIDPSLSDHHHHPPIEQMLKCLHIGLLCVQRKPAARPMMSWVSVMLCSSTVRLPSLSRPALCVQEVVTATDDDSSSGASALLCAAESSVMTTIMSCNDASITELLPR